The following are from one region of the Tistrella mobilis genome:
- the dksA gene encoding RNA polymerase-binding protein DksA — MAVTLPPDYLPSEDEPFMNDRQVEFFRRRLLAWREEILRESSETLRNLQEDSLQEPDITDRASAEADWSIHLRTRDRQRKLISKIDAALKRIEDGSYGYCEETSEPISLKRLIARPIATLSIDAQERHERRERSYRDD; from the coding sequence ATGGCTGTCACGCTGCCGCCCGACTACTTGCCGTCCGAAGACGAGCCGTTCATGAATGATCGGCAGGTCGAGTTCTTCCGCCGTCGCCTTCTGGCATGGCGCGAGGAAATCCTCCGGGAATCTTCGGAAACGCTGCGCAACCTGCAGGAAGACAGCCTGCAGGAGCCGGATATTACCGACCGTGCCTCGGCAGAGGCCGATTGGTCGATCCATCTGCGCACACGCGACCGTCAGCGCAAGCTGATTTCCAAGATCGATGCCGCGCTGAAGCGCATCGAGGATGGTTCCTACGGCTATTGTGAGGAAACGAGCGAGCCGATCAGCCTGAAGCGGCTGATCGCACGGCCGATCGCGACCCTCAGCATCGATGCCCAGGAACGCCACGAGCGCCGCGAGCGCAGCTATCGCGACGACTGA